atatatatatatatatatatatatatataacaatgatattttgagaacactttttttacaacggaacacgtgtcatcattttattggtctatttgaatttatgtttaaaaaatatttaaaacggaccaatcacaaactgtcaggtatgcgttgtcaaaaaattgttagaaaagtgttgttaaaagaagtttttccataagaaaatgatattttgacaccaattttttgacaccattttgatactgcacacgtgtcaaaatgtgattggatgatttcaaattttaaaaaaaactttgatttttttcttccaaatatgctcttatctcactttttttaatttaaaattgtccagccacgttttgacacgtgtgcagtgtcaaaatagtgtccaaatattattttccttttccatatatatatatatatatataatcgcAGTTTTGATACCAGCATTTATTGGCCGAAGCAAACAGCTGTTTTATTTGCCAAGTCACACCACTGGTTTTGTTTGACCAAACCCTTTCTCAATTACCCACCTTTCTTGACATAATCAATgattaataaactaataaaaaaaagactaaatacAAGTTCCACCCTTATCCTTCGTCAACAATCCAAGGTAATATATAAACAGACTCGATCCCATAGAAAGAAAACACAGAATATTATCAAAATCCAACTCCTTGAGCTTCTACTGATCTTTCACAAATTGTGGCTATGGTGAAACAACTAAAACTCAGGAACAAAATCTTGAAGGCACTGCCAAAAGCAGTAGCAGCAGTCACCATGACATTTCAAAACCCTCCATTCAGCCCAGGAAGGGACCATAAATCGAAACCTATCGTGTCCATGATACCCCACGAAGCTAGAAGAAAAACCCGCGATAGAAATGGCATCGACGGAGTTTATTCTCAGGAACCTACTTCACCGAAAATATCCTGCATGGGTCAGATCAAGCACAAGAAGAAGCAGATAAAACAAGCCAAGACCAAGAGCGTGACCAGGCCAAAACAAGTTGCTTGCAACAAATCATCGTCTGCTTCAACAGACACGGAGGCGAAGAAGCACGCTTCAACGTTTCAGAAGATGTTATTATTCCACGCCGCGAAGCCAAAATCTGAGGGAAGAAAATCCAACGCTTCTGCTCCGGGAGATATTGGTAGCAGGGATCATGGTCACGGTGCGGCGGCACGTGCACCGCACGTGAGTCAGATGGGAAGGTTTTGTAGTGGACGTGACGCTCTTGCTGACTTTGATTGGAAGGTGGCTCAGGTGGTGGCGGATGAAGAGGAAATTGATTACTATTCCGATGACTATAGAGTGGAGAGCAGTGAcggagaagaagaggaggaagaggttATGATCCCTTTTTCTGCACCTATTTTGGTTGGTGGTGGAGTTGGTGTGCTTAATCTGAAGCCTCGGAAAGAAATAAACCTCTGGAAGAGAAGAACAATGGCTCCACCAATGCCACTTCAGTTGGCAAactgattgttttgttttactcGAGACGACAATGCAAAACGATTGATTTGTTCTGTCCATTTTAATGTGGTTCTGTCTTGGTTTTGAAACACTTTGTCTGAAGATAAATAGTTATTAGTTACAGCCAAATAATGCAATTTTGGCAAGGTGTCGTGGTAGACCAGTATATCATATAGTGTACAAAAATACATTGCATCAAAATTATGATCTTATTACTCTATTCCAAATTAAAGTTCATTGAGAAGAAATTCAACTTGTAATTTGTGGTTGTACAAAACATTTTCTACTAGTTTTAATGTTGGGAAAAGGATAATTTCTcactcacttttttttataaacaactatttaaatgacaaaaataagtatatataaaatttgaaataaaaaataataatatataaccgCGGACCTTAGTGATTAAGGAGACTTGattcctcaatttttttatatataattaatttttttttttaattttaacatattttttatatttcacatCTATGCatatctataaaagaaaattggaCACTTCCAAAATGTTTGCTAAAAATTCACAactaaatatatcatttttggataattatataaagtaaaGTGCCAGCATGTTATGAACtttaatattatgataattagGATTTTATGCTTGAAGATTAAACAAAGATTATTGATACGttttatttattccttttaAATACAACATTGTTGTCCAAACAGATTAAatgattacaaataaaaatgtcattaattaatttgatatagaattgattttttttttcaaatatctaaTGTGCTTTCTACAATGTGGCTTTAATTAGAATATTATCAACTCAACCTTAATCAATATAAGCTGTGTAActcaaatttaattgattttttttcttagacttgattaaagaattttcaaagtaatcttaattaaaaaacgTATATTCGAATCTAGTCAATTTATCTTTCATTGACTTCAATCAATATATCTTTTGGtcaattatattagtttatttgatCAATTTTGATTAGATATTTTTTTGAGAAGTGttgatgtatttatttttaacttcatttaatttacataattttgaaCTTCTAATTTAAAGTATTGTTACTTTGATCTTTTCACTAAAATACTTTTACTTATACCTTTATGAATAAATCTTCATTTGGACTTCAACATATATTTTCaactcagtttttttttttaaacaatattttgaaaatgattcaCAGTTTAAAACCAAACTtgatttgacaaaaaaaaaatagtgcggataccaaaaattaaattaacatttaaattgaaGTCAATTTTGTCCAATTAAATATTGAATCATTTAATTGGATTCTATATCCTCCCCATCTGCAACACAAATACCCCATAGTTGAAGGACCAGTTAGCTAAACTTGCCACGGACCAACATCAGAATTTAGGCAAAAAGTCGATAGCTATATGCCAAGCCCATCACTGCAGTTTCTTCCTAGATCTCCATATGTTTTctgcataaaaaaatttctagTATTTTGGATTGTGAAATtcagaaattgaaaaagaaaaatcagtgCATAATTTGAAGATTATCTTTCGTAGTTGTGcaacctaatttatttttaggaaaaaataataaattatataatttaaaagttatttttaactctcaaattatataattttaaatttttttattgtcaaatataaaaatatatgtttgaacaattcaaaaaatacaaataagtaaAGGATTTGAAGAGAAATCTATAGTCTATTAGATAATTAGATGATATCGGTGTAATATTCATACTAAAATGGACCTATAGATAATAATTAAGGAATATGATAGTgatgaaaacataaaacattatGAAGATTTGATTTTTATCGGCAATAATGTAAAGatgattataaaattaaggAAGGTCAtgattaaaatgttttgaaatgaCATATTTAGACTTCATCTCATGTTTCATTGGCATTGAGGTCATTCTGAAGGATGACGaggaaatttttatattttaaaaaatgtatgcTACTAATGTTTTGAAGAAATTCAAGTGGAAAAATTTAAAGTCAATTTTTCAACTTCGATTGAAGAGAAGTTGAAACTAAAAAATGACACtgatagaagaaaaattaattcaacGTACAACAAGAGTTTGATTAGAAGTCTTGGATATTTGATTGTTATTAGATCTAACATTGTCTTTGGAGTAGGATTATTAAGCAGATCCATGAAAAAGCTAAGTGTCATTTACAAATAACAAAGAGAATTCTTAAATATATCGAAGGTATTAATTTAACATACTACAAAGGACTTGATTATATGCCTTAGATATATGGTTGCTAGTAAACCCGACATTGTCTTTATAGTAGGATTGTTGAACAAATTCATGGAAAAATCAAGTGCCATTTACAAAGAGCAAAGAGAATTCTCATATATATCAAAGATACTATGAGTAATGGAATCTTTTGTGCTAACACTAATGATATGAAGTTTGTCTAATATACAAATAGTGATTAGACAAGAGatgttgaaacaaaaaaaaaatcctatcaAGTTATGCATTTCATTTAGGAACAAAGCAATATCGTCGTAGTCTTTAAAGAAACAACATGTTGTTACTCTTTCAACAGTCGAAACAGAATACATGACAACAATTAGTTGTGCAACttaaataatatagttaaaaagaattattgaaGTGATGCATAAAAAACAAGATACTCCCACCGTAATATTTTGTGATAACAAGTCAATATTACGTTATGTAAAAATTTAGTATTTCATGAACGGTCAAAACACATAGATagttaatttcaaaaaattcgAGAAAAATGGTGATCGAGTATTGATCcactaaaaaacaaattattgatatttttacaaagtaaaaaaaaaaaccaagttTTCTATAAAATGAAGATGTTTGAATAGTAAAAACTGGATTTAAGAAGACAgtattgaaaataaatcaaGTGTGGTCTAcacttattttaagaaattgttaCCTACCAAAAACTAttgtattttgttattttattcattttttgcTTTTGTAGATAAGAATTACAAATACAATGTATGCTTGTGTGTTGAATAAATGAGAAAAACTTTGATTTCATTATATTGCAAGTTTCATATGTAAGTTCCATAGTATCTccatattattaatttgttacccaagattttatatgttttcaaaaagtttggtgacttaaaaaaaatagttctaACTATTGgacttgttttgaaatttattacttttatgtcGACCATTTTCTGTATTTTATGTTCCACAGTCTTTGTTTATATGCACCTGCTCATAGTGTGGttttttttgttctgttttatATGTTGGGTAGTTTGTTTACAGTGTACAGCTGGAACTTAAATAAATCTGaattttttaaacatgtaaTTGCATCCattctattttatataaaaaatagaatgatAAAGACTGcttaatacttttataaaatcaatgCAACATGCTTTTACTTTCcattgagaaaaagaggaaccTCAAATTTTCCAGAGTAAAAGATCCTTTCAACTGAAAAAGTAGAATATGATTTTTCTAGCATTGATGGAGATCCTTTACACACACGGAGAACGAGCACCTTAATTTTCGAAGTTGATGCTTTGATGTAGATGCTAACTCTGTAAATAGACTCTTTTGACATCACTTATTTTCTCTTACTTCTATTTTACCATcgcttttaataataaaacattacatttaattaataaaaatacatataaaaaaattaaaataaaagaataatcttttagaataatttataaaGGAAACAACATCACATGTTTCTTTCACTTATTGTATGCAGGTGTCCATGTTTGAATTCCATTAAGCAATAAATGAGGAGGTTAATTTTGGTTTAACAGTAAATTTAACCAAAGGCgttttctatttaaaacattCATAACGGTTAAAGCCTTGTTATGTCACAGAAATCTaatcatttcatataaaaaaatattttaatattaaaattgtcattttatataaaaaaatattttgatattacaCTTGCCTGTCTGCTTAATTTAATTCGTTGAGTCTAATCATTAAAGTACGTACTgacacttaaaacattttttattaccatctttcctttttacataagtttttaaataaatacaaataatggTATTCATAGATAAATAATCTGTTGTTATGTATTCtaatgatagtttttttttttttaaataacattaaataatactCAAAAGTAATCGTATTAAATAACGCTCAGAAGTAATCttactttttcatttaagtAAAACTATTATACACTTTTTTTGCTTCTTTtaacttacaaaaaaaattataaagtttaaaatgtcAACATTATAGACTCAAACACCTCAACCACATTAATCAAGGTGGGATTTATTCAAAAACGTTCAagttataattttacataatctCAAAATTAATACTCCCAACAAAATAATAACtagaaatatcatattattttcaagtaaattaaaaactgcattgactaaatttaatttttttaaaaataaataatttaataaatacatgtTTGGGGTTTCAAAACTTTTggtcaatatttttaaacttccAAAACTTCCAAATTAATGCATTTAGTCTCTATTCTCATTGGAAAGAATTCATGAATTTTTAATTCTACTGCACCTTAACTTCTAACAGCTAAACATAAAAGCATATTAATTAGGCCATTTGTGAACTccataaaaacatttaatatatttacaaactTCATCAAAATCTCTTTGTAAGAGCTAAGTGTCCCAAAATCAAGAATTTGTTCTTTCCAGGCCCAACAAAAGGCTTATGCATGCCAAAAGAAATTGATACTCTTAACCCATGAACAGgaaaaatgacaaaatatttTGGAGTTATAGAGACTAAGATCTTCCAATTCTGTTTCATtccaaaaaaaatgatatttccTCTCCTTTATTAAAGAGTTGTGTTCATCAAGTATGCCAttgtttaatcatataaaataaaatatttatattaatttataattaaatttttacaaattcaaatttatacaATAAACATATTATCATTTTGAAAAGTCTCGTGCACAAGTCCACGTTCTATATATCCtgtaacttttataaaatatattttaaatttccaaTTGGATTATGATTGGTAATTATTGAAAATCACTaacactaaaatattttttaaaacaatataccaATATAATAAATTCTCATACactataaaagaataaaagagcaTAGTGTTAATTTTACTACAGAAGGCATTATTAGAAAAGCAGAGATGATTATAAGAAGGATAACGATACTtatacaacatttaaacatcatttacatgtcattttgtgattggtttaaaattactccacaatcaataaaaattatcataaacacTATCATATACCAATTAAATTACtgaatgacacgtaaatgatgttgaaatactaagaaaaaaaatatatctaagtATCATTTATAAGAATAAGGAATGGTTAAACTTGAAGTTGAGTGAGAGATAGAGTAAACTGATTTGGCAGATCTAAAGGGAGTGCGGGCCAGATGTCACGGTGCGTGTGGGGCTTTTGCAAAAATCCAGGCACAAGGTGACAAGAGTAAAACCAAAAAAGCAACTCAACAAGCATCAAGGGCAGATTCAGACACTGAAAGCTCAAACATAACCACGTTACCATACAACCAGGCTAAACCCATCCTCAGTGGTCTCCACCTAATCACACGCTAATATACCCATCTAACATGTGCTCTCTTCTGTTCTTTTCTGTTCTGTCTCTGTTCTTTCCCTACCCTACGCTTCCCACGACAAAACCCTTCTTCATTAATCCACTCATACATACTCATTAAAATATCCTCTTCAACAACCACCACCATAAATCCTACCACAAAAGCATTTCAGATACTTTCTCAGATTCCTCCACCAATTAATTACCCCAAAATCAAGGAGACTACTAATACTGCTTATCACTACTATGCACTTATACATACTTTCTCCTCCTTTATATGCGCAAATCAAACATCACTCACTTCTATTCGATTCGTTACCAATCAAAACCATACCTCACTCTGtacaaaatctaaatattttttcgcattaaaacaaaaacacaaactcctcttcaatcaaatttgatacattgcaaaattaaaatttaaaatagaaagatCAAAATCCAAATTACACCAAGTTCGtactaatgataataataacaaaagctAAAATAAGTTAATCCAAagatactaataataattattattatgaaaaagaaataggGTACCGGAAACAAGAAAGGAGATGctgtttttgttttccaatttCTCATAGGAACTCAGGTTTGGACGTGGTCGTCACTGTCGTGGGGCTTTCTGCAGAGGATCATGTGCATCGGGGAGAAAATCCCAGAGTCGCCCCCTCTGGTCAAATAATCAGCTGTCTTGAAAAGCATCTCGTGGACGTCCACGGTCCCCTTGGGTGCTATTCCCAAGGCAGCAAGAACGGTGACCACGATGTGGTTTCGCCAGTAAGCGATCCTGCCCATCTTCAGGCGGCTCCACCAGGGTTGAGCCGGCGGCTTAGCCAGATCCTGTTCCTTAACCACGACGAACCCGACCTTACGTGCTGTTTCGGCTATGTCAGTGTGGCTTCTGAGGCCAGGCAAGGCGTCACCCCTCTCAATGCCCTGGATGACCTCCACGTGTTCTGGGTCGTCGGCCCGGTACTTGTCTGTGGTAACCCACTCATACGATACGTAGAGCGCACCCGGTTTCAACACACGGAAGATTTCAGCGTATACCTGTTCGAGCTTGGGAGCATGACACGTGGCCTCGATGGAATATGCGCCGTCGAAGGAGTTGTCGGGGAAGGGCATGTTGAGGAAATTACCGCAGACGACCTCGCAGAGGGAGTCCAGACCGGCTTTCTTGTTGTGGAGGCGGGCACGATTCACCTGGTAGTCGTTGATTGTGATTCCCACAACGTTAGCGCGGGAGTGGGCTGCGATGGCGCGCATTGGCCCGCCCACGCCGCAGCCCACGTCCAGGACTCTGTCTCCTGGGCCGGCCTGGATGAGATCCACTGCCATCTCCTCGTGGAGGCGCGTGGCTTCATGGTGGGACTTGCCGGGGATCGAGGGGGAGAAGTGGAAGGACTGGCCCCACCCCCACTCATAGATGTCGGTCACTAAATTGTAGAAGGTGTCCACGAAGTCCGGGACTTTCTCGGCCGTTTCGATCTCCTTCGGGCGGCGGAAGAACGACCAGTACTGCTTGTAGTTGTCCTGGACTTTCTCCGCCGAAATGGAGCCGCCAGACAGATCCGTGGCGCGCTTTCCCTTCTGCTCGGCGGGGCCCAGTACGCACACGAACCAGTAGAGGCCGCCGGCGAGGAGCGCTCCGGtgcagaggagagagaaagagtccATTGTGGGTTTGCAGTTGTGGGAGTGAGAAAAACGAATAGAAGAGAGTGAAGAATAAGGAAAGAGATTATTTGAGGTTTACTTTCTGGAGTGGGCCTGTGGGCTGGGTTAACCCGCTATTAATTGATCTACTGGACTTTTTGCAAatctgtttctcttttctttcactcCATGTGCTTAGCGCGTGAATCTTCTTTGGCTGCTTTCTCTTAAACAATCACCTCTTAAATAAAAGTGAAACTATCATCTTCAATATTATTCTCTACTTTCCAAAACTACTGttgtcataatatatatttctaacattttttacCCTTACCTATATGTTTCTAAACATTAATTTTaccaaattattatatttgtggaagaatataaatatataactgcggtaattattgttttttaatggATAGTGAACAGCTACAATTTCCAGAGAGAGAGGATGTACTGCCCGttataacttataataataaataatttagtattttttttatggcaGTAGCTTAAATATGAAATCTATTTATTaccaatatttaattttccaacATATTGACTTTTCTTCTAAGTAAATATTATTGGAATGATTTCTCATGAAAAAGTTACaattatttgattcttttttctttttctcacttagTTTTCATTATGTAAACCTTGAAACCATCATTTCCAACACCCATTTCCTCTTTCCCACCAACCTCTATCTCTTTTGTTTGCCCTTTTAAGAAAAATCTCTAAACTTGTGTCTCATAACCATGATGACATCTTTGTTTAAATCACTTCTTACCATCACAATTTCCACTTTCTAAAACTTCCATTTATAAACCCTCTaactttcaattcaattttccagattttatataaatacaagTTATTTCTCCacttttatttgctttttcgAACACACatctaaaaacagaaaaagtcacccttataaacaaataaagcTAGAGCAATCAATTTTATCCGTaccagaaaaaagaaaattcgtTAAACACAACctttaatttgaattacaatATTCTCGTGTACTATTAACCGTCaacttattattatatcaatttcTTGGTGGTCCTTGTTTCTGACATTTCAGCTTCGCTTATTAccgttaaatataaaatatttatttaataagatGTGAGAcgataatttgtttatttattgtatgACTATAAGTCGAAGAGCAATTTGTACTTTGTATTTAACTGAATTTTAACAATGTATTAATCTAATCCTTTGAAATTATTCATGctattttagatatttaaatttgtcTGAAAATATTTAGAATGTCCCGGcattctaaataaataaaatgtaattatattttaatattgtaattgaattttaattaaaaattcattgaAATTAAAGACAACcataaaaaggaataaaagcaaaaaaaaaataaaatttgtcaacAAAATAATTACTGCTGTAAAACCCTTAATCAATGACTTCATCCTAAAGATATTCCGAGTCTTCATAAAGGACTATGGTTCATTAATAATAGCTCACGGATGAAAAagtgataaataattaaataagtgaattaaaaaatacaactaCATTCTCACCATTTccttaaaaatagattaattccATCAGAAACATAGGACTTCCTTAAAAATAGATTTCATCAGAAACATAGGACGTAGAAGGTTTGTAATGAATTGTCTTGATGAGATTTTAATTCCGGAAGAACTGGTCATCAAAAAACTAACCAGCTAAAA
This DNA window, taken from Vigna radiata var. radiata cultivar VC1973A chromosome 5, Vradiata_ver6, whole genome shotgun sequence, encodes the following:
- the LOC106761613 gene encoding uncharacterized protein At1g76070; this encodes MVKQLKLRNKILKALPKAVAAVTMTFQNPPFSPGRDHKSKPIVSMIPHEARRKTRDRNGIDGVYSQEPTSPKISCMGQIKHKKKQIKQAKTKSVTRPKQVACNKSSSASTDTEAKKHASTFQKMLLFHAAKPKSEGRKSNASAPGDIGSRDHGHGAAARAPHVSQMGRFCSGRDALADFDWKVAQVVADEEEIDYYSDDYRVESSDGEEEEEEVMIPFSAPILVGGGVGVLNLKPRKEINLWKRRTMAPPMPLQLAN
- the LOC106759766 gene encoding 24-methylenesterol C-methyltransferase 2; amino-acid sequence: MDSFSLLCTGALLAGGLYWFVCVLGPAEQKGKRATDLSGGSISAEKVQDNYKQYWSFFRRPKEIETAEKVPDFVDTFYNLVTDIYEWGWGQSFHFSPSIPGKSHHEATRLHEEMAVDLIQAGPGDRVLDVGCGVGGPMRAIAAHSRANVVGITINDYQVNRARLHNKKAGLDSLCEVVCGNFLNMPFPDNSFDGAYSIEATCHAPKLEQVYAEIFRVLKPGALYVSYEWVTTDKYRADDPEHVEVIQGIERGDALPGLRSHTDIAETARKVGFVVVKEQDLAKPPAQPWWSRLKMGRIAYWRNHIVVTVLAALGIAPKGTVDVHEMLFKTADYLTRGGDSGIFSPMHMILCRKPHDSDDHVQT